In Cyclopterus lumpus isolate fCycLum1 chromosome 2, fCycLum1.pri, whole genome shotgun sequence, the genomic stretch gaaagaatgcagagTTAAGGCACCTCCGCTGCGGCTTGACCTTTCAGACCCAGAGGTTGCCCCTAGACTTGGTACGCTCAAGAGCAAACgatgtacagtaaatatatattcagcagCTTCAACAGAAAACAATCGTGAATCCAAGTCGAGTTGCAGGTGAAGATCAACAGAACCAGCTTCCGTGACCCAATGAGAGCGGTGATGATTCTGTCTAACTTCCCCTCCCGATAGCCGCCCTCTTTCTCCAGAAGGGCCGTTCTTTTGTTCTCCAGTGAGGGCTTCTTTGTCCTCTTCGGTCCGTCTATCCATTACTGTTAACAGAGACTTCCTGCAGCGAAGCCTTTAACGCCGGTGCCATTCGACCGGCTGACTGAGTGTGTCGGCTCCGTTTCAGGCCTTTCTGTCAAGAGCCGGTGTGGGGGAGGTGCTCGGTTTAATTAGTATTTAAATTGTGCATAAATTGAACAGTGAAACCctgcattaataaataatataatccTGAATGCCGTGATCAGACGGCACAAACTCAAGagtactggtgtgtgtgtgtgtgtgtgtgtgtgtcctccacaGCTACACCTCATCCTGGCGGCTTCAAGTGCTTCACGTGTGAAGATGCCGCAGACAACTATGAGTGTAACCGCTGGGCGCCAGATGTTTACTGTCCAAAAGGTCAATATAAGCTAAATGTAAAACGTAGGTCCACAAAGACAAGAGTTGCTTGTCGTTCATCCTGAAGTGAAGGCGTATCTTGTCTTCTTCCAGATGCCAGATACTGTAGCGCGCTCCACGTGATGGATAACCACGGCGCCAGTGTGTCTGTGACCAAGCGCTGCGTGGCCCTGGAAGACTGTCTGCTTCCCGGCTGCGATGACGTCCCCGATAGCGGCCATCAGGTACGTGGAGGTGGACTCTCGTGTCTCGGAGAAGAGGTAAGAATGTTGTACGGAATCAGGAGGACGTCTCCTCAACCTTCTGAGTGTCGCCCACCAGATGTGCTCGTCCTGCTGCGAGGGGAACATCTGTAACGTGGTGGTGCCGAGGAACGCCAGcagctccatcttctcctcgACTTCTCCTCTGGCCAGCTCCGGCAGGAGGTTCCTTCCTGCGCCGCTGAGCTACTACATCatggtcatggtcatggtcatcTCTACAGCTGGACACTTTTGAGAGGGAAACTCGGCATCTGTGTGCATACACAACATAAGGACACTTTTCTGTGTGACTAAAACGTTTTCTAAAAGCGGaagaacaaagacaaatgtATTTCCCAATCTCATGTTCAGTATATAGCCGATATTAGAACTGCAGATGTTTCACAAAACATTCCGAAAGTCACAgaagctttttttgttgttgttaatttattataacatatataaatTCTAACAGTATTAATGTCGCCATGTAAGTGTGTATTTTCTGAGGTTATCGATATTAAATTGCTGGggaaatcagtttttttttttgtgcgatTGAGTTTCAAGATATTAATCAGAATCAACAATAAATGAccatcaaaaaagaaaaagattgacagaaaaaataaataaatacaaacacattccaTGGTACAGAACGGGTAGTgcatacctacacacacacatttgttgtaCGTCATAGGACTACATACAACATGGGGACTGATGTTAAATGGCATAAAGGCAGTCATCTTGGTGAGCCCAAACAGAGAGTCTGAGTGTCTCGCTgataaatgtcaaattaaactAACCAATGGCTCTGATGGGATGCTTTCTCTGGATCACAGCGATTATCAAGTCGAAGGTAAAGGAGTCAGCCTCTCTGCAGTAAAACTAATCAACCAATAGGTGGGGACAAATAAACACCACTGTttccatttacacacacacacacacacacacaagctgaactatgctgctataggctcataggctgctgggggacattttaggatacactgagctcctctctcttcttctctctcttatGGACAAggttacatctctccattgcaccttactaactctacttcctccccggagtctttgtgacttcacatctcatagggtccattggacctggctgagTCTGAAGCTGGTCCGGGGTCCTTGCCcatgcttcctgcatccagcccctggcctggacctggcctccttcccaaatggccctgcctccttcatTCTGGCTTTTGCcccattggtccggcctctttcttGATGCCTCCTGTCAATGTCCATTCAATGAGTGTCCTTGATGGAGGTGCTTAAATTAATATTCTCCCCACTGACATGTTGAGCAACATATGGTAACCATTTGCGACAAGGGATGGGCGAAAAATGTTTCTCTTGCAACATCGGCTTGACTGGATCTTCATTTGGACAGTGgtggaaaatacatttactgaCGTGCTCAGctcaagtacaattttgaggtactgtaatttaactaaatgtaaactaatacattattat encodes the following:
- the lypd6 gene encoding ly6/PLAUR domain-containing protein 6, which gives rise to MMEAWPTVAWMLLMTNAADWLKTVQSRDFSITDIIRLHPSTTPHPGGFKCFTCEDAADNYECNRWAPDVYCPKDARYCSALHVMDNHGASVSVTKRCVALEDCLLPGCDDVPDSGHQMCSSCCEGNICNVVVPRNASSSIFSSTSPLASSGRRFLPAPLSYYIMVMVMVISTAGHF